Sequence from the Qipengyuania gaetbuli genome:
CAGCCTTCTGGGTCGGTCTGCTCTACGACCAGGGCGCGCTCGATGCGGCGTGGGACCTCGTGAAGCACTGGACGATGGAAGAGCGCGAGGACCTGCGCAACGCGGTGCCGAAACTGGCTCTGGACGCGCCCATTCCGGGCGGCGGCAAGCTGCGCGACCTGGCAAAGGAAGTGCTCGCAGTGGCGCGTGCCGGCCTTACCGCGCGCGGCAAGCTCAACACTTCGGGCGATAACGAGACCGGCTTCCTCGAAACGCTCGACGAGATCGTGCGCAGCGGCAAGGTGCCCGCACAGGTCCTGCTCGACCGCTACAATGGCGAATGGAACGGTGACATCACCCGGGTCTACAAATACAGTTTCTGAGCGAAGGAGGACGGCGATGATCCAGATCAACGGCACGATCAAGCTGGGCAAGCCGATGGATGCCGCGACCCGCAAAGCGATGGTCGAAATGGTCCGCGCCAGCCGCGCCGAAGATGGCTGCCTCGACTATGCCTTCGCCGAAGACCTCGCCGATCCCGACACGCTGATCCTGTTCGAACGCTGGCGCGACCGCGATGCGCTGGCCGCGCACGGCCAGTCGGCGCACATGGCGGAATTCCGCGGCGTGATGGCGGCCAACCCGCCGGTGTCGCGCGAAATCAGGGTCTATGAAACCGACGAGGGCGAGCCGCTCGGCTGACCTA
This genomic interval carries:
- a CDS encoding putative quinol monooxygenase, with product MIQINGTIKLGKPMDAATRKAMVEMVRASRAEDGCLDYAFAEDLADPDTLILFERWRDRDALAAHGQSAHMAEFRGVMAANPPVSREIRVYETDEGEPLG